The nucleotide sequence CACCTGTACGGCTTGATTCCATTCCTTCTACCTGACCACGACGTTTGTTCAAGTCAGAGATCACATCACCCATATTTTCTTCTGGGGTAACAACTTCAATTTTCATGATCGGTTCCATCAATGCAGGAGAAGCCTTTTCTGAAGCACTCTTGAATGCCTGGATAGCACAAATCTCGAAAGACAACTGGTCAGAGTCAACCGGGTGGAAAGAACCGTCTATAACAGTAACTTTCAACTGATCTAATGGATAACCAGCAAGAACACCATTCTTCATTGCCTTTAAGAAACCTTTCTGAATTGAAGGAATAAATTCTTTTGGAATATTACCACCTTTTACTTCATCAACAAATTGCAATTCGCCTTCAAAAGCAGCATCTGCAGGTTCAACACGAACAATTATATCTGCAAACTTACCACGACCACCAGACTGCTTCTTGTAAACTTCACGAAGTTGAACTGATTTAGTAATAGCTTCTTTATAAGTAACCTGAGGACGACCTTGATTACATTCCACCTTAAACTCACGTCTCAAACGATCCACAATAATGTCAAGGTGAAGCTCACCCATACCACTAATTACAGTTTGACCGGTATCTTCGTTAGTTTGTACACGGAATGTTGGATCTTCTTCAGCCAATTTAGACAAGCCCATACCTAATTTATCCATATCCTTTTGAGTTTTAGGCTCAATAGCGATACCAATAACTGGTTCAGGGAAATCCATTGATTCCAAAGAAATCAGATTATTTTCATCACAAAGTGTATCACCTGTACGAATATCTTTAAATCCAACACCAGCACCAATGTCACCACAACCAATCACATCCTTAGGATTCTGTTTGTTTGAGTGCATCTGGAACAAACGTGAGATACGTTCTTTCTTACCAGAACGTACGTTGTATACATAAGAACCAGCAGGAAGTTCACCTGAATATACACGGAAGAAACAAAGACGACCTACATAAGGGTCAGTTGCAATCTTAAATGCCAAAGCACAAAGAGGTTCATCTCCTGTTGGGTGACGAGTGATAATCTTTTCTGGATCATCAGGATCAGTACCTTCAATTGCAGGGGTATCAGCAGGACTTGGTAAGTATGCACAAACTGCATCAAGCAATGTCTGCACACCTTTATTCTTGAATGAAGAACCACAAATCATCGGGTTAATCTGCATAGCAAGAGTACCCTTACGGATTGCATTTACGATTTCATCTTCAGTAATTGTTGAAGGATCTTCGAAATACTTTTCCATCAGCGTATCATCGCATTCAGCAAGAGTTTCAAGCATCTTGTCTCTCCATTCTTCCGCTTCTGCCAGTAAATCTGCAGAGATCGGTCCAACTTCGTATTCAGCACCCATAGTTTCATCATGCCAAAGGATAGACTGCATCTTAACAAGATCCACTACACCTTTGAAAGTTTCTTCAGCACCGATTGGGATCTGAATTGCACAAGGATTAGCACCTAAAACAGTCTTAACCTGGCTTACAACTTCATAGAAGTTGGCACCAGAACGGTCCATCTTATTTACGTAACCAATTCTTGGCACATTGTATTTGTCAGCCTGACGCCAAACTGTTTCAGATTGAGGTTCAACACCACCAACCGCACAGAAAGCAGCAACGGCACCATCAAGAATACGTAATGAACGCTCTACTTCTACAGTAAAGTCAACGTGTCCCGGGGTGTCAATCAGGTTAATTTTATATTTGTCGTTCAAAAAGTTCCAGAAAGTAGTAGTTGCAGCAGAAGTGATAGTAATACCACGTTCTTGCTCCTGCTCCATCCAGTCCATTGTTGCGGCACCATCATGCACCTCACCAATTTTGTGAGTCAAACCGGTGTAGAAAAGAATACGCTCAGAAGTCGTAGTCTTTCCGGCATCGATATGCGCCATGATACCGATATTTCTAGTATACTTTAATAATTGATCTGAAGCTTTAGCCATTGTTTATCTTTTTGCCTTATTTAAAATCTAAAATGAGCAAATGCACGGTTAGCTTCGGCCATACGGTGCATATCTTCTTTTCTCTTAA is from uncultured Macellibacteroides sp. and encodes:
- the fusA gene encoding elongation factor G, whose translation is MAKASDQLLKYTRNIGIMAHIDAGKTTTSERILFYTGLTHKIGEVHDGAATMDWMEQEQERGITITSAATTTFWNFLNDKYKINLIDTPGHVDFTVEVERSLRILDGAVAAFCAVGGVEPQSETVWRQADKYNVPRIGYVNKMDRSGANFYEVVSQVKTVLGANPCAIQIPIGAEETFKGVVDLVKMQSILWHDETMGAEYEVGPISADLLAEAEEWRDKMLETLAECDDTLMEKYFEDPSTITEDEIVNAIRKGTLAMQINPMICGSSFKNKGVQTLLDAVCAYLPSPADTPAIEGTDPDDPEKIITRHPTGDEPLCALAFKIATDPYVGRLCFFRVYSGELPAGSYVYNVRSGKKERISRLFQMHSNKQNPKDVIGCGDIGAGVGFKDIRTGDTLCDENNLISLESMDFPEPVIGIAIEPKTQKDMDKLGMGLSKLAEEDPTFRVQTNEDTGQTVISGMGELHLDIIVDRLRREFKVECNQGRPQVTYKEAITKSVQLREVYKKQSGGRGKFADIIVRVEPADAAFEGELQFVDEVKGGNIPKEFIPSIQKGFLKAMKNGVLAGYPLDQLKVTVIDGSFHPVDSDQLSFEICAIQAFKSASEKASPALMEPIMKIEVVTPEENMGDVISDLNKRRGQVEGMESSRTGARIVKATVPLAETFGYVTTLRTISSGRATSSMQFSHYSEVSSSIAKQVLTEVQGRVELIK